CGTCAAGCTATGATATTGTTGGTTATCAATCGTGGGCGGTGCAAAATGTTATCAGCATCTGCCTTTTAAGATTTTGGGGGTGGGGATGGAAAAAGGGAAAGTTGAGAGCGAGGATCAGAACAGGACTTCATTTCAATGCATGGATGCAATTGAGATCAGTTTGTTTATAGAAAAGGAAGGACTGTTTTTTTATGAATCGGTAGGGAAGAAGGTCAAGGACCCACGGATTCAAGAGATGTTTTCCCGATTAGCGGGAGAGGAAAGAGAGCATATCCAGTCTCTGCAAGAAAAATCCCGGTATCTTCAACCAGCAATAGCAGGGAGGGGCAGGCCTAAGGAATATCTCTCTCGATTTATCAAGGAAGAATTGAAGGGTAAGATTTTTCCCGCTTTGAACTCTACTTCTCCGAAAGAAATTCAAACTGATAAACAAGCTCTTGATCTGGGTATTGAGTCAGAAAGAAGATCTATTGAAATTCTAGGTGGCTTGTTGGAAAAGGAGAAAAAACTGGATGTAAAAGCCATTTTTTCTCAT
This window of the Nitrospinota bacterium genome carries:
- a CDS encoding ferritin family protein yields the protein MEKGKVESEDQNRTSFQCMDAIEISLFIEKEGLFFYESVGKKVKDPRIQEMFSRLAGEEREHIQSLQEKSRYLQPAIAGRGRPKEYLSRFIKEELKGKIFPALNSTSPKEIQTDKQALDLGIESERRSIEILGGLLEKEKKLDVKAIFSHLLVEEKKHLLMLQELKSKL